One Desulfobulbus oligotrophicus DNA segment encodes these proteins:
- a CDS encoding EAL domain-containing protein, with product MELMSGIDRFMGRRQWSVRQKLLFGNLFVVGSLFVLCTVILYLSLRQWQRTIEQDLEAAGASVAESVETALNEAVRRYMSDLMEKTLHQATRTLAQDKKDNPVIAAAGKQLLGKDFETRHIGRTGYLMGFDSKGIVQFHPDETFVGKHILKEQTYREFWPLFKQQMGEKQQQVVSHQQPENSRQGRSRRLVLSYFEPCDWIVVGIWYPEEIVRFIDFLSLKQWMGNVRYGRSGVAFLLDTQGKVLLHPVLKEQAAAVLTAHIAALPGWRSLGKTQTVCVQWQEPPEQADLKQFLYLGRLPRYDMIVGITTEARSVFADFKTVRLVTIILLVTGAACAITGTVMLNTRIAAPLWRVLQRVSPSGYDPDGGDGNEISALSRALTELERCALQSKQGKEKLTVETQRRKSAEAFLQIYKRIFDSAGEGMMITDGTGRILAVNESFTNITGYQQAEVISRNPRSLQSGQHGAEFYEQMWQSLDEKGVWEGEIWNRKKDGTIYPQWLTINRLQSGDIGTIHYFASFYEIGELKKREKQIAFMANYDILTRLPNRLYFEQKLTRSLARVRRDGGKLALLYIDLDNFKNINDVFGHSHGDDLLQQASQRFSSLLDGNDVLCRIGGDEFILLLERVENDSLIFLTASRISAVLKEPFILDFKKMYINASIGIAVYPGDGEIAQDLIRSADMAMYQAKREGKNRYARFSKDMHNELYEKLRMETGIRYGLLNREFVVHYQPKVKIATRRTSSLEALVRWQKAGKMISPGAFIPIAEESNLIDEICLFVLQETCAFYTTMQQQGVAVPVSVNISPRQFHNLDFVDIVEDLIRRFQIDPRYLEFEITETTAMHDVAYTLKIMHRLRDLGIYFSIDDFGTGYSSLGSLSKMPVNTLKIDKQFIDDLETNSGIISTIIAISQQMRLNVVAEGVETEEQLLRLDAMGCHEVQGYYFSRPMPSNSILEYLLAERNRPAQ from the coding sequence ATGGAATTGATGTCAGGGATTGATCGCTTCATGGGAAGAAGACAGTGGTCTGTCCGGCAAAAGCTGCTGTTTGGCAACCTGTTTGTTGTTGGCAGCCTGTTCGTTCTCTGCACAGTTATCCTGTATCTGAGTCTGAGACAGTGGCAGCGGACCATTGAGCAGGATCTGGAAGCAGCGGGAGCGAGCGTTGCAGAGTCCGTCGAAACGGCATTAAACGAAGCCGTTCGCCGGTATATGTCTGACCTGATGGAGAAAACTTTGCATCAGGCGACCCGGACTCTGGCACAGGACAAAAAGGATAATCCAGTGATAGCTGCAGCCGGTAAACAGTTGCTTGGCAAGGACTTTGAGACACGTCACATCGGCAGAACCGGTTACCTGATGGGATTTGACAGCAAGGGGATCGTGCAGTTTCATCCTGATGAAACCTTTGTGGGTAAACATATTTTAAAAGAACAGACGTACCGGGAGTTCTGGCCGTTGTTCAAACAGCAGATGGGAGAAAAACAGCAACAGGTTGTCAGCCATCAGCAGCCTGAAAACAGTCGGCAGGGACGGTCCAGAAGGCTTGTTCTCTCCTATTTCGAACCCTGTGATTGGATTGTTGTCGGGATCTGGTATCCGGAAGAAATTGTACGATTCATCGATTTTCTTTCTCTGAAGCAGTGGATGGGTAATGTTCGTTACGGACGATCCGGTGTTGCCTTTTTACTCGATACGCAAGGCAAGGTGCTGTTGCACCCTGTCTTAAAGGAACAGGCAGCCGCAGTTTTGACTGCACACATTGCGGCTCTTCCCGGCTGGAGGTCCTTGGGAAAGACACAGACTGTCTGTGTGCAATGGCAGGAACCGCCGGAGCAGGCTGATCTGAAACAGTTTCTCTATTTAGGCCGTCTGCCGCGTTACGACATGATTGTCGGTATCACCACAGAGGCGAGATCTGTTTTTGCCGATTTCAAGACAGTTCGTCTGGTGACGATTATACTCCTGGTGACCGGCGCAGCCTGTGCGATAACGGGTACGGTTATGCTGAATACCAGGATTGCCGCACCGCTATGGCGGGTGTTGCAACGGGTGTCTCCATCCGGATATGATCCGGACGGGGGCGACGGTAACGAGATCAGTGCCCTTAGCCGCGCACTGACCGAGCTGGAAAGGTGTGCACTGCAATCTAAGCAGGGAAAAGAAAAACTCACTGTCGAGACGCAGCGACGGAAGAGCGCCGAGGCCTTCCTGCAAATATATAAACGCATTTTTGACAGTGCCGGCGAAGGCATGATGATTACTGATGGTACCGGTCGAATTTTGGCGGTCAATGAGTCTTTTACGAACATTACCGGGTATCAGCAGGCGGAAGTCATCAGCCGAAACCCCAGAAGTCTTCAGTCCGGACAGCATGGTGCTGAGTTTTATGAACAGATGTGGCAATCGCTTGACGAAAAGGGGGTGTGGGAAGGGGAGATCTGGAACCGGAAAAAGGATGGCACCATCTACCCGCAATGGCTGACAATCAACAGATTGCAGAGCGGTGATATCGGGACTATCCATTATTTTGCCTCGTTTTACGAGATCGGCGAACTGAAAAAACGGGAAAAGCAGATCGCCTTCATGGCAAACTATGACATCTTGACCAGGTTGCCGAACCGGTTGTATTTTGAACAAAAACTGACGAGGAGCCTTGCCCGGGTCAGGCGTGACGGCGGCAAGTTAGCCCTTCTGTATATTGACCTGGATAATTTTAAAAATATAAACGACGTCTTTGGCCACAGTCACGGTGACGATCTGCTGCAGCAGGCCAGCCAACGCTTCTCTTCTCTTTTGGACGGCAACGATGTACTCTGCCGTATCGGCGGCGATGAATTCATCCTGCTTCTGGAGCGGGTGGAGAACGACTCACTGATCTTTTTAACGGCCAGCCGGATATCTGCCGTGTTAAAGGAGCCGTTCATTCTTGATTTTAAAAAGATGTATATCAACGCCAGTATCGGCATCGCTGTGTATCCCGGTGACGGAGAAATTGCCCAGGATCTGATCAGAAGTGCCGACATGGCCATGTATCAGGCCAAACGGGAAGGAAAAAATCGTTATGCCCGGTTCAGCAAGGATATGCATAATGAGTTATATGAAAAGCTCCGGATGGAAACCGGAATACGGTACGGGCTTCTCAACCGGGAGTTTGTCGTCCACTATCAGCCGAAGGTCAAGATTGCCACCCGGCGCACTTCATCGCTGGAAGCCCTGGTTCGTTGGCAGAAAGCCGGGAAAATGATCAGCCCCGGTGCCTTTATCCCGATTGCTGAAGAGTCAAATCTGATCGATGAGATCTGTTTATTTGTCCTGCAGGAAACCTGCGCCTTTTACACCACTATGCAGCAGCAGGGTGTGGCCGTTCCTGTCAGCGTCAACATCTCTCCACGGCAGTTTCATAACCTTGATTTTGTCGACATTGTTGAGGACCTTATCCGACGATTTCAGATTGATCCCCGGTATCTGGAATTTGAAATTACGGAAACAACAGCAATGCATGATGTTGCCTATACGCTCAAGATCATGCATCGTCTGCGTGATCTGGGCATTTACTTTTCAATCGATGATTTTGGTACAGGATATTCTTCGCTTGGCTCTCTGAGCAAAATGCCGGTGAATACCCTGAAGATTGATAAGCAGTTTATTGATGATCTTGAGACGAACAGCGGTATTATCTCCACCATCATTGCGATCAGTCAGCAGATGCGTCTGAATGTTGTTGCTGAGGGAGTGGAGACTGAAGAACAGCTGCTCCGGCTCGATGCCATGGGCTGCCATGAGGTTCAGGGGTACTATTTTTCCCGGCCCATGCCCAGTAACAGCATCCTCGAATATCTGCTTGCCGAACGAAACCGTCCCGCCCAGTGA